From a region of the Odoribacter splanchnicus DSM 20712 genome:
- the folK gene encoding 2-amino-4-hydroxy-6-hydroxymethyldihydropteridine diphosphokinase — MQVVTILGSNSGNKRQLITEAIRILSSTEQWVMASSFYETAPWGFECDENFLNQVVVFQTRLSAFDFLQRCLETEKRLGRIRLAGGPRYSSRPIDIDLLFYDSVILNTPDLILPHPRMQERNFVLTPLAEILPDFVHPVFQKTIATLLQECPDKLQARKLPD; from the coding sequence ATGCAGGTAGTCACCATACTGGGAAGCAATTCCGGCAATAAACGCCAGCTTATAACAGAAGCCATTCGAATATTGTCATCGACAGAGCAATGGGTAATGGCTTCGTCGTTTTACGAAACAGCCCCCTGGGGCTTCGAATGTGATGAAAACTTTCTCAACCAGGTCGTTGTTTTTCAAACCCGGTTATCGGCCTTCGATTTTTTACAACGTTGTCTCGAAACAGAAAAACGCTTAGGACGGATCAGACTTGCCGGCGGACCCCGCTATTCTTCCCGTCCGATCGATATCGACCTGTTATTTTATGATTCTGTCATTCTGAATACGCCGGATTTAATACTTCCTCATCCCCGTATGCAGGAACGCAATTTTGTACTGACTCCTCTGGCAGAAATCTTACCGGATTTTGTCCATCCGGTATTTCAGAAAACAATCGCCACCTTACTGCAAGAATGTCCGGATAAGCTACAGGCCCGAAAACTTCCGGACTAA
- the sppA gene encoding signal peptide peptidase SppA, whose translation MKSFLKYTLATIVGIMIVHVILFFIFIGFIGAIASFSEKTVTVKNNSILTIKLEGEILDRTSDNPLDNIDFLSFTPKKNLGLNKILASIQKAAKDSRIQGIYLDLTEIQGNFGALAFTQEIRNALQKFKESGKFIYSYSNLGYSQKSYYLATVADKIFVNPETPLLLTGMSSSISFYKETLAKLGIQPEVVKVGKFKSAVEPFISDEMSPANREQVQKYLDSSWGTIVKGIAESRNIPVDSINALANRFDFYTTRQFQDFGFFDGVLYEDQMLALLKEKCGVGSSDPLNQIALTDYQNASVPEVPIEFNKDKIAVVYASGEIGLEQKNNTIGPELAKTIRKIREDNTVKAIVLRVNSPGGSALTSDIIWREVELATQTKPVIVSMGNVAASGGYYISCAADTIVAEPTTLTGSTGIFGMFFSGEKLIEDKMGIHTDVVKTNDHSDFGGSYPLPLPVSNRALTPYERNVLQNYVNQGYETFLSRVMSGRGLTHDELHAIAQGRVWTGEDALKIGLVDVLGGLEDAIRIAAQKAGIEKYNLTEYPVVKSPIEELFAEFTTEVKARLLKEELGTFYTTWEQMKNKVENQGLLARIPYDIAFN comes from the coding sequence ATGAAGAGCTTTTTGAAATATACCCTGGCGACTATTGTGGGTATAATGATTGTCCATGTTATTCTGTTTTTTATTTTTATCGGGTTTATCGGAGCCATCGCTTCTTTTTCAGAAAAAACAGTTACTGTAAAAAATAATAGTATCTTAACTATTAAACTGGAAGGAGAAATTCTGGACCGGACTTCCGACAATCCGCTCGACAATATCGATTTTCTCTCATTCACTCCAAAGAAAAATCTGGGATTAAATAAAATATTAGCCAGCATACAAAAAGCAGCCAAGGATTCGCGTATCCAGGGAATTTATCTGGACCTGACCGAAATTCAGGGAAATTTCGGAGCCCTGGCCTTTACTCAGGAAATCCGGAACGCTTTACAAAAATTCAAGGAAAGCGGAAAGTTTATTTACAGTTATTCGAATCTGGGATATTCCCAAAAAAGTTATTATCTGGCTACCGTTGCCGACAAAATCTTTGTAAACCCCGAAACACCTTTGTTGTTAACCGGAATGAGCAGTAGCATCTCTTTTTACAAAGAGACTCTGGCCAAACTGGGCATACAACCCGAAGTAGTGAAAGTCGGTAAATTTAAATCGGCCGTAGAGCCTTTTATCTCCGACGAAATGAGTCCTGCCAACCGGGAACAGGTACAGAAATACCTCGATTCTTCCTGGGGGACGATTGTGAAAGGAATTGCAGAAAGCCGGAACATCCCCGTCGATTCGATCAATGCCCTGGCGAATCGTTTCGATTTCTACACTACCCGCCAATTTCAGGATTTCGGTTTCTTCGACGGTGTTCTCTACGAAGATCAGATGCTTGCCTTATTGAAGGAGAAATGTGGGGTAGGAAGTTCGGATCCATTGAACCAGATTGCTCTGACCGATTATCAGAATGCCTCGGTTCCGGAAGTACCGATCGAATTTAATAAAGACAAAATTGCCGTCGTATATGCTTCCGGAGAAATCGGACTGGAGCAAAAAAATAATACCATAGGGCCGGAGCTCGCAAAAACAATCCGTAAAATCCGGGAAGACAATACTGTGAAAGCCATCGTCCTGCGCGTAAACTCACCGGGAGGCAGTGCCCTGACTTCCGACATTATCTGGCGGGAAGTCGAACTAGCCACACAAACCAAACCGGTGATCGTTTCTATGGGTAATGTAGCAGCTTCAGGAGGATACTACATTTCGTGTGCAGCCGACACCATCGTCGCCGAACCGACGACTTTGACCGGTTCGACCGGAATCTTCGGTATGTTTTTCAGTGGCGAAAAACTGATCGAAGATAAGATGGGAATCCATACCGATGTAGTCAAAACCAACGATCACAGTGATTTCGGCGGAAGCTATCCCCTCCCTTTACCGGTCAGTAACCGGGCTTTAACTCCCTACGAAAGGAATGTACTGCAAAACTATGTCAATCAGGGGTATGAAACCTTTCTGAGCCGTGTTATGTCCGGCCGCGGTTTAACCCATGACGAACTTCATGCCATCGCTCAGGGACGGGTATGGACCGGAGAAGATGCCCTGAAAATCGGTTTAGTAGATGTGTTGGGAGGATTAGAAGATGCGATTCGGATTGCGGCTCAGAAAGCCGGTATCGAAAAATACAACCTGACGGAATATCCGGTAGTAAAAAGTCCGATAGAGGAATTATTCGCCGAGTTTACGACAGAAGTAAAAGCACGCCTGTTGAAAGAAGAACTAGGCACTTTCTATACGACTTGGGAACAGATGAAAAATAAGGTAGAAAACCAGGGATTACTGGCACGTATTCCCTATGATATTGCATTCAACTAG
- the pgeF gene encoding peptidoglycan editing factor PgeF: protein MEKLLSGDFPFYRFRNLSAYPELMHFVSSGVKNIGFSDRENPEIIQHNRRSLAEAAGFEVERLITARQVHSATVRIVTAEEAGRGALDRESRIPATDALVTNQPGICLMVLSADCVPVLLFEPEKRVVAAVHAGWRGTAAEIVGVTVRVMQEHFGCDPQRVVAAIGPSIGKCCFEVGEEVARVFQQLFPGNQAIVGLGKQPGKYQVDLWEANRKELLACGVKNENIEVAGMCSVCHPDLFFSYRREGEKAGRFGAGIGMKS from the coding sequence ATGGAGAAACTGCTTAGCGGGGATTTCCCTTTTTATCGGTTCCGGAATTTATCCGCTTATCCGGAATTGATGCATTTTGTCTCTTCGGGAGTTAAAAATATCGGATTTTCCGATCGGGAAAATCCTGAGATCATACAGCATAATCGCAGGAGCCTGGCGGAAGCTGCAGGATTTGAGGTAGAGCGGCTGATTACCGCCCGGCAGGTACATTCGGCGACAGTGCGGATCGTTACGGCTGAGGAAGCCGGGAGAGGGGCTTTGGATAGGGAAAGCCGTATTCCGGCAACGGATGCTTTGGTGACGAATCAGCCGGGGATATGTCTGATGGTGTTGTCTGCCGATTGTGTCCCGGTACTCCTGTTCGAACCGGAGAAAAGGGTGGTTGCCGCAGTACATGCCGGATGGAGAGGAACAGCGGCAGAAATAGTCGGGGTAACCGTGCGGGTAATGCAGGAGCATTTCGGATGTGATCCCCAACGGGTAGTGGCGGCTATTGGCCCCTCGATCGGGAAATGTTGTTTCGAAGTCGGAGAGGAAGTGGCCCGGGTGTTTCAACAGTTATTTCCCGGTAATCAGGCGATCGTTGGTCTGGGAAAGCAACCGGGAAAATACCAGGTGGATTTGTGGGAAGCTAACCGTAAAGAATTGCTGGCATGTGGGGTGAAAAATGAAAATATAGAAGTGGCCGGTATGTGCTCGGTCTGTCATCCGGACCTTTTCTTCTCCTATCGGAGAGAAGGGGAGAAAGCGGGGAGGTTCGGGGCAGGGATCGGGATGAAAAGCTAG
- a CDS encoding purine-nucleoside phosphorylase, with product MLGKIKDSAAYISRFLEGEKYRIGIILGTGLGELGKSIEIKHTIPYAGIPHFPVSTVQGHKGNLLIGKFGGKNVIAMQGRFHFYEGYPMQEVTFPIRVLHELGVKYLFVSNAAGGVNTQFLVGDLMIITDHINLFPEHPLRGKNIDELGPRFPGMTDAYSPRIIRLAEECGKKLGIPLQHGVYAGLQGPSFETPAEYNWIRVIGGDAVGMSTVPEIIVARHMGMECFGMSVITNSTASPELIKTNHTEVQDIGNTAQPRMTALFREIIAELKES from the coding sequence ATGTTAGGAAAAATCAAAGATAGTGCAGCTTATATTTCCCGTTTTCTGGAAGGGGAAAAATATCGGATCGGTATCATCCTGGGTACAGGATTAGGAGAATTAGGCAAATCGATAGAAATAAAACATACGATTCCCTATGCCGGAATTCCTCATTTCCCGGTATCCACCGTCCAAGGACACAAAGGAAATCTATTAATCGGGAAATTCGGCGGGAAAAACGTAATCGCAATGCAGGGACGTTTTCATTTTTATGAAGGTTATCCGATGCAAGAAGTCACTTTTCCTATCCGGGTATTACATGAATTAGGCGTGAAGTATCTCTTCGTTTCCAATGCTGCCGGTGGTGTCAACACTCAATTTCTGGTGGGCGACCTGATGATCATCACCGACCATATCAATCTCTTCCCGGAACATCCGCTGCGAGGGAAAAACATCGACGAGCTCGGGCCCCGCTTCCCCGGCATGACCGATGCTTATAGTCCCAGAATCATCCGGCTGGCAGAAGAATGCGGAAAAAAATTAGGTATTCCGTTACAGCACGGTGTATATGCCGGCCTGCAAGGTCCCTCTTTCGAGACACCGGCAGAATACAACTGGATCCGGGTTATCGGAGGAGATGCTGTAGGCATGTCCACCGTACCCGAAATCATTGTAGCCCGCCATATGGGTATGGAATGTTTCGGTATGTCGGTAATCACCAATAGTACGGCTTCACCGGAACTGATCAAAACCAACCACACCGAAGTTCAGGACATCGGCAATACAGCCCAACCCCGCATGACCGCTCTCTTCCGCGAGATTATTGCAGAGCTGAAAGAGAGTTGA
- a CDS encoding CidA/LrgA family protein, with translation MLPGIFIVLFFFALGELVGWLVNGFIPGSVIGMMLLFTALCLKWVKPERIKPVARFLCDNMALFFVPAGVGIVNALDILSQYWQAVLVACAVSTVVVIVVVASIQQWFEKHRKGAEDR, from the coding sequence ATGTTACCAGGTATTTTTATTGTACTTTTCTTTTTTGCGCTCGGCGAGTTGGTGGGATGGCTGGTGAACGGTTTTATTCCCGGGAGTGTGATCGGGATGATGTTGTTGTTTACCGCTTTATGCCTGAAGTGGGTCAAGCCTGAACGTATCAAGCCTGTTGCCCGGTTTCTTTGTGATAACATGGCTTTGTTTTTTGTTCCTGCCGGGGTTGGGATTGTGAATGCCTTAGATATATTATCTCAGTATTGGCAGGCGGTATTGGTGGCCTGTGCCGTCAGTACGGTGGTGGTGATCGTCGTCGTGGCTTCGATACAACAATGGTTTGAGAAACATCGGAAAGGGGCGGAAGACCGTTGA
- a CDS encoding type B 50S ribosomal protein L31: MKKGIHPENYRLVVFKDMSNGTTTITKSTAATKETIEIDGVEYPLVKMEISNTSHPFYTGKVKLVDTAGRVDKFMNRYKDHMEKRKK, encoded by the coding sequence ATGAAAAAGGGCATACATCCTGAAAATTACAGACTGGTAGTATTTAAAGATATGTCTAATGGCACGACTACCATTACTAAATCAACTGCAGCAACAAAAGAAACCATCGAGATCGATGGTGTAGAATATCCGTTGGTAAAAATGGAAATCTCCAACACTTCACACCCGTTCTATACCGGTAAAGTGAAATTGGTGGATACTGCCGGTCGTGTAGATAAATTCATGAACCGTTACAAGGACCACATGGAAAAAAGAAAAAAATAA
- a CDS encoding DUF4290 domain-containing protein, which produces MEYNTQKKKLLLPEYGRNIQKMVDYLLTIEDREERTRAAKTVIDVMGNLYPHLRDVPDFRHKLWDHLAIMSEFKLDIDTPYPLPSLSKLQEKPERLPYSSNHIKYKHYGKLVEKLIDKIKELEDPEQKRALIVLTANHMKKSFLTWNKDSVEDEQIYNDINTLCGCTVILPEGMTLSNPKDLLQKKSKPSSNKPMNKNYQKNNNNNNNKGNNNRQYYKKNG; this is translated from the coding sequence ATGGAATATAATACCCAAAAGAAAAAATTATTACTTCCTGAATATGGACGTAACATACAAAAAATGGTAGATTACCTATTGACCATTGAAGACCGGGAAGAAAGAACCAGAGCCGCAAAGACAGTAATCGACGTGATGGGAAATCTTTATCCTCACTTACGGGACGTTCCCGATTTCCGGCATAAACTTTGGGATCATCTGGCCATCATGTCTGAATTTAAATTGGATATAGATACTCCCTATCCTCTCCCTTCTCTCTCCAAACTACAGGAGAAACCGGAAAGACTGCCTTACAGTTCGAATCACATCAAATACAAGCACTACGGCAAATTAGTTGAAAAACTCATAGACAAAATCAAAGAGCTGGAAGATCCGGAACAAAAAAGAGCACTGATCGTTCTGACCGCCAACCACATGAAGAAATCATTCCTCACCTGGAATAAAGATAGCGTCGAAGACGAACAAATCTATAACGACATCAACACCTTATGCGGCTGTACCGTTATCTTACCGGAGGGTATGACTCTTTCCAATCCGAAAGATCTGTTACAGAAAAAGAGCAAGCCCAGTTCCAATAAGCCGATGAACAAAAACTACCAGAAGAATAACAATAACAACAATAATAAAGGCAACAATAACCGGCAATATTACAAAAAGAACGGGTAA
- a CDS encoding LrgB family protein — MTVLLNSEIFILTLVIGVYLAAVWLFRKTRLSILNPLLVSIPVLALITHFLGISYESFEKGSRIISFMLGPTVVVLGYLLYEQIAQLKENAVSIITSVFVGCITGVLSVIFIARYFGADHALIASLEPKSVTTPIAMSIAERSGGIPAIAAVVVIVVGIFGGLVGPFILERLGIKSRIARGLALGSAAHGLGTAKAMELGAVEGAISGLAIGVMGIMTAILVPVIELFIA, encoded by the coding sequence ATGACTGTTTTATTAAATTCCGAAATATTCATATTAACCTTGGTGATCGGGGTGTATCTCGCTGCTGTATGGTTGTTCAGAAAAACAAGACTGAGTATCCTGAATCCGTTGTTGGTATCTATACCCGTATTGGCGCTGATCACTCATTTCCTGGGGATTTCCTACGAGTCGTTTGAAAAAGGAAGCCGGATAATTAGTTTTATGCTTGGACCGACAGTTGTCGTATTAGGGTATTTACTCTACGAACAGATCGCCCAATTGAAAGAAAATGCTGTTTCTATCATTACTTCGGTATTTGTCGGTTGTATAACCGGGGTATTGAGCGTGATTTTTATTGCCCGGTATTTCGGTGCCGATCATGCTTTGATCGCTTCGTTAGAGCCGAAGTCTGTGACTACTCCGATCGCGATGAGTATTGCTGAACGGTCGGGAGGGATACCGGCCATTGCGGCCGTGGTGGTGATTGTCGTCGGTATTTTCGGTGGCTTGGTCGGTCCTTTTATTCTGGAGCGTTTAGGAATCAAAAGCCGGATTGCGCGTGGGTTGGCTTTAGGTTCTGCAGCCCATGGTCTGGGGACTGCCAAGGCCATGGAACTGGGAGCGGTAGAAGGAGCGATCAGCGGATTAGCCATCGGTGTGATGGGCATTATGACCGCCATTTTAGTGCCCGTGATCGAGTTGTTTATCGCCTGA
- the murA gene encoding UDP-N-acetylglucosamine 1-carboxyvinyltransferase, with the protein MSKFAITGGRRLKGELCPQGAKNEALQVICACLLTKEEVTLSNVPEILDVLKLIELLQGMGVQVGHPAHGEFVFKASDINFDYFETEDFYNKAVSLRGSIMILGPLLAVYGCGLIPKPGGDKIGRRRLDTHFLGFEKLGATFDYNSSEGCFRASAEKLRGCYMLLDEASVTGTANIIMAAVLAEGMTTIYNAACEPYIQQLCLMLNAMGARISGIASNLLTIEGVKELKGCHHRCLPDMIEVGSYIGLAAMTRSEITIRNVNIRQLGIIPDSFRRLGIRIEERGDDLYIPRQEHYMIEDFIDGSILTVADAPWPGLTPDLLSVFLVVATQAKGSVLIHQKMFESRLFFVDKLIDMGAKIILCDPHRATVIGQNHESQLRATKMTSPDIRAGIALLIAALSAQGVSTIHNIDQIDRGYEHIDEKLNAIGAEIRRIG; encoded by the coding sequence ATGAGTAAATTTGCAATTACCGGAGGAAGAAGACTGAAAGGGGAATTATGTCCTCAGGGAGCTAAAAATGAGGCATTACAAGTGATCTGTGCCTGTTTACTGACCAAAGAAGAGGTAACCCTATCCAATGTCCCTGAGATTCTGGATGTTTTGAAGCTGATCGAATTATTGCAGGGGATGGGCGTACAGGTCGGACACCCTGCACATGGAGAATTTGTCTTCAAGGCTTCGGATATCAACTTTGATTATTTCGAAACGGAAGATTTTTATAATAAAGCGGTCAGTCTGAGGGGGTCTATCATGATTCTCGGGCCACTATTGGCAGTCTACGGGTGTGGATTGATCCCTAAGCCCGGTGGAGATAAAATCGGCCGGAGGCGGTTGGATACTCATTTCCTGGGTTTTGAGAAATTAGGGGCTACTTTCGATTATAATAGTTCGGAAGGTTGCTTCCGGGCTTCGGCTGAGAAATTACGGGGATGTTATATGTTGCTCGACGAAGCTTCGGTGACAGGTACGGCTAATATTATTATGGCTGCGGTATTGGCAGAGGGAATGACTACGATCTATAATGCGGCTTGTGAGCCATATATCCAGCAATTATGTCTGATGCTGAATGCGATGGGCGCCCGGATTTCGGGGATTGCTTCGAATCTTCTGACCATAGAGGGAGTAAAGGAGCTGAAAGGTTGTCATCATCGTTGTCTGCCCGATATGATCGAAGTGGGAAGTTATATCGGATTGGCTGCGATGACCCGTTCGGAGATTACCATCCGGAATGTGAATATACGCCAATTGGGAATCATTCCCGATTCTTTCCGCCGTCTCGGTATCCGGATCGAGGAACGCGGAGACGATCTGTATATTCCGCGTCAGGAGCATTATATGATCGAGGATTTTATCGATGGCTCGATTCTAACGGTTGCGGATGCGCCCTGGCCCGGTTTGACACCCGACTTACTGAGTGTGTTCCTGGTGGTCGCTACCCAGGCTAAAGGAAGTGTGTTGATTCATCAGAAAATGTTCGAGAGTCGCTTGTTCTTTGTAGATAAGCTGATCGATATGGGAGCTAAGATTATCCTTTGCGATCCCCACCGGGCGACAGTCATCGGACAGAATCACGAATCACAGTTAAGGGCTACCAAAATGACCTCTCCCGATATTCGGGCCGGTATTGCTCTGTTGATCGCCGCTCTATCGGCTCAGGGAGTCAGTACAATTCATAATATCGACCAGATCGACCGGGGGTATGAGCATATCGATGAAAAATTGAATGCGATCGGTGCAGAGATCCGAAGGATCGGATGA
- a CDS encoding Fic family protein — translation MLQDYLTLRQAYLTRPDTRTQIHQNYVRNLFLYETFRLGGHNLPPTIFENIVSTGKPQSTETTRQAYDLWQAWQYCEKQAALRQPLDLTFVRAVSARIMKHTGGETTTSVGRYDTSLGDFRLGEDYDEVYPLADFRKIPLLLDNLCRTTDVQLTEAGVSENIKIVANFMYDFMHIKPFGYCNLETGILLINFLELKEEHPLLILFADDRAELLNALKRGKISETPETLEAFILHEQIKFFNREI, via the coding sequence ATGTTACAGGACTATTTGACATTAAGGCAAGCATACCTCACCCGACCCGACACCCGGACTCAGATACATCAAAATTATGTCCGGAATTTGTTTTTATACGAAACTTTCCGGTTGGGCGGACACAACCTTCCACCGACAATATTCGAGAACATCGTCAGTACCGGTAAACCTCAATCGACAGAGACAACCCGTCAAGCCTACGATCTTTGGCAAGCCTGGCAATATTGTGAAAAACAAGCAGCCCTTCGCCAGCCTTTAGACCTCACGTTTGTCAGAGCGGTTTCTGCCCGTATCATGAAGCATACCGGTGGCGAAACGACTACTTCTGTGGGACGTTACGATACTTCGTTAGGAGATTTCCGCCTCGGCGAGGATTATGACGAAGTATACCCTTTGGCTGATTTCCGTAAAATCCCCCTCCTGCTCGACAATCTGTGCCGGACTACCGATGTACAACTAACCGAAGCCGGTGTAAGCGAGAACATTAAAATTGTGGCCAACTTCATGTACGATTTTATGCATATCAAGCCATTCGGTTATTGCAATCTGGAAACCGGTATCCTGCTCATCAACTTTTTGGAACTGAAAGAAGAGCATCCCCTGCTCATCCTGTTTGCCGACGACCGGGCAGAATTACTCAATGCCCTGAAACGGGGAAAAATCAGTGAGACACCGGAAACCCTCGAAGCATTTATCCTGCATGAACAGATTAAATTCTTCAATAGGGAAATTTAA
- the lpxK gene encoding tetraacyldisaccharide 4'-kinase, giving the protein MAFVKIILLPLSVIYGVVTGVRNFLFHIGILKSQTFRIPVICVGNITVGGTGKTPHTELIISELKKKFRVACLSRGYKRKTRGFILANEHSTAAEIGDEPMQIKSKYPDILVACDGNRVRGIQKLLALPEPPEVILLDDAFQHRYVQADKNIVLIDYNRPVHEDCLLPAGRLRESVQALKRADYIIVTKCPKSIQPIEKRILSKHLKIKPYQQLFFTTLEYGKIKPLFPQYESIVPDRSSSILCLTGIAQPGPYIDHLKTFTSDITGIRYPDHHHFSKKDFQQIARAFESIENPKKYIFTTEKDAVRLKACPLPEELQRVIYYIPVEPVFIDQDDLLLNEISEYVRKNQR; this is encoded by the coding sequence ATGGCATTTGTCAAAATAATATTGCTGCCGCTCAGTGTTATTTATGGTGTTGTCACCGGAGTACGTAATTTTCTTTTTCATATCGGAATCCTGAAATCACAAACTTTCAGGATTCCGGTTATTTGTGTCGGTAATATCACTGTAGGAGGTACCGGAAAAACGCCTCATACAGAACTGATCATCTCGGAGCTAAAAAAGAAATTCCGGGTAGCCTGTCTTAGCCGGGGATATAAACGCAAGACCAGAGGCTTTATCCTGGCCAACGAACATTCTACCGCCGCTGAAATCGGAGACGAACCGATGCAGATCAAAAGTAAATACCCGGATATTCTGGTAGCTTGTGATGGTAACCGAGTGAGAGGAATCCAAAAACTTCTTGCCTTACCGGAACCTCCCGAAGTGATCCTGCTGGACGATGCTTTCCAACACCGATATGTACAAGCCGACAAAAATATCGTTCTGATCGATTATAACCGTCCGGTACACGAAGATTGTCTGCTTCCGGCAGGCCGGTTAAGGGAAAGCGTACAAGCACTGAAGCGAGCTGACTATATTATCGTCACTAAATGTCCTAAAAGTATCCAACCGATAGAAAAGAGGATTTTATCCAAACACTTAAAGATAAAGCCTTATCAACAACTCTTCTTCACCACCCTGGAATACGGTAAGATCAAGCCTCTTTTCCCGCAATACGAATCTATCGTACCGGACCGAAGTAGCAGTATCCTGTGCCTGACAGGCATAGCACAACCCGGTCCTTATATCGATCATTTGAAAACTTTCACCTCGGATATCACCGGAATCCGGTATCCGGATCATCATCATTTCTCCAAAAAAGATTTTCAGCAGATTGCCCGGGCTTTCGAATCCATCGAAAATCCGAAGAAATATATATTCACCACCGAAAAAGATGCGGTGCGGCTGAAAGCTTGTCCCTTACCCGAAGAATTGCAAAGGGTGATTTATTATATTCCGGTGGAACCCGTATTTATCGACCAAGACGATTTACTATTAAACGAAATATCAGAATATGTTAGGAAAAATCAAAGATAG